The Rattus rattus isolate New Zealand chromosome 8, Rrattus_CSIRO_v1, whole genome shotgun sequence genome contains the following window.
CTGTACATCTACTACCAGATTCTGAGCCTCCTTACCGGCGCGCAGCTGAGCCACATCTTCCAGCAGAAGCAGAACTACGACCTGCGGCGCCTGCTCTCGGGCTCGGAGCGGATCACCGATAACCTGCTGCAGCTAATGGCTCGAGACCCCAGTTTCCTGATGGGTGCGGCGCGGTGCCTGCCTTTGGCAGCGGCCGTGCGGGACACGGTGAGTGCCAGCCTGCAGCAGGCGCGTGTTCGCAGCCTGGTCTTTTCCATCCTGCTGGCCCGCAACCAGCTGGTGGCGCTCGTGCGCCGCAAGGACCAATTCCTGCATCCCATCGACCTGCACCTGCTTTTCAACCTCATtagctcctcctcatccttccgtGAGGGCGAGGCTTGGACTCCCGTGTGCCTGCCAAAGTTCAATGCGGCCGGCTTCTTCCACGCACACATCTCTTACCTAGAACCCGACACCGACCTCTGCCTGCTGCTGGTCTCCACTGACCGTGAGGACTTCTTCGCAGTCTCTGACTGTCGTCGCCGCTTCCTGGAACGCCTTCGAAAGCGGGGAGCCCATTTGGCCCTGCGGGAGGCGCTGCGCACACCTTACTACAGCGTGGCCCAAGTAGGCATCCCTGACCTTCGCCACTTCCTCTATAAATCAAAGAGCTCAGGACTCTTCACCAGGTGAGAGGAGGCACTGCTTCAGGGAGACGAGGATGCAGAGATGGGGGAGGCTGGTTGGTCCTGAGACCTGAGACGCAGCCCTGAATCGGACCACTCCTTTGAGAGTGTACCAATATACGGGGGCTGATTTACTCTGGCATCACTCGCTGGGCACACACCTCTCTACTTCAGTACTCATAAGGCCTGGAACAACTTGGGAAAGAGGCTGGAACACAGGGTTTCCCACGTCCTTTGCCCTGTAGCAGCTCTGCTTTTTGAGGTAATTTTGATCCAGGCCAGGatgcaccacccccacccccaccccccaaccaccGCGCggaccccacccctgccccttccAATAAAGGAGCTGGGCTTCCTGTTCCCTCCATTTTTGGCCCACGTTTCCCAGCTTGCCTTGCTTCACTCTAGACCTGCTACTCTGTTAGATACCTAAACTCAGAAACAGCCTCTCCAAGGACGGGCCACCGTGAACCTGGCAAGGGGGCAGGGCTCCTTTCTGACTGGGTAGTCTTCTGTAGCCAGAGGACAGTACCTTCCCGCAGGGGCGCACCTGGAGAACAGGCAGTAAAATCTCCCTGTCCAGAAACGTATTTCTAGATCTCCAGAGAAGACAGTGAAAGGCCTTCCTTTGTGAACCCACTTCTCCATTTGCAGTCCGGAGATTGAGGCCCCATACACCAGTGAAGAGGAGCAGGAGCGGCTGTTGGGCCTCTACCAGTACCTGCACAGCCGTGCCCACAATGCCTCCCGCCCACTCAAGACCATCTACTACACAGGCCCCAATGAGAACCTCCTAGCCTGGGTAAGGTGGCCCCAGACAAACTGGTCTTCTTACAGATCCTGGGTAGATGCCACAGGCATACCTGTTCCAGATGATgaccctctgcccctcctccaggTGACAGGTGCCTTTGAGCTCTACTTGTGCTACAGCCCACTGGGAACCAAGGCATCAGCCGTCAGTGCCATCCATAAGCTGATGCGCTGGATCCGTAAAGAGGAAGACCGGCTCTTCATCCTCACGCCCCTCACCTACTGACGGAAGTGGGAAGGCACACTGGGCATGGGAAGCCATGGGAGCCTCCAGGTGAGGCCGGCTTCCTCTGCCCAGCCAGCAGGCAGGGACTGTGGGCTGGTGCGTGCATTAAAGTGCGTTGGAAAGACACGTGTTGCCCTTTGTCATtggttctttgttctgttttgttggattttgagacaggctctctctatgtagcattggctgttggaactcactatgcccaggctgtccttgaattcacagagaccctgCCTGTGCCCCTTGcatgctgggagtaaaggtgtatGCCAGCACGTCCAGCCTTGTCACCGGCTCTTCCCGTCCACTCTTACATACGATCCTCTTCCTGGCCATTCACATTCCTTATACAGGGAGTGCTCATTCGAGTCCTTCCACTTCAGCCCCTTTGCCAGCATCAAGGCATTCACATGTGGAGTCAGATTCTAGTctggggccatttttttttttttttttggttcttttttttggagctggggactgaacccagggccttgtgcttcctaggcaagcgctctaccactgagctaaatccccaaccctgtctggGGCCATTTTGATTCCACCAGAATCCTGCCATACATATTGCCTCCTTCTTTATCCATACCCAGTTCTCCCAGTGCTAGCCACTCCTTTTACTCCTTGGGTGGGGCCCAGAAGCATGCTTTGGAGGACAGCAACCAGCACTCCGGCTGTGGCTCTGGTTTATGGGCTGCCGTAGGGAAGGCCAGGCTGAACTGAGTAAGACAAGTGGGGATGACCTGGGCCGACTTCTGGGTAGGAGCCCTTGGCAAGGCAAGTCAGTGTTGAGTGTGACTGAATTCCCAGTCTAGTCTTCCTATAGTCTCAGGCCTCTGGGGACAATGTTTAGGCCTTCCCGTGAAGGGCTGTCTGTCTTGGTTCCTATATCTCAGCCATCCAGTTCATCAGCACAGCCTCCCAAGAAAGAGCCAAACGAAGCCCACTCGATCTCTGGAGCCTCCTAGGAGTAAATGTTCCTTAACAAGGTCACCTGATGTGCTAGGTCCTTCCTCAGCCTGTCCTACATGAAGTCCTGTGGACACTCCCAGGAGCCTCAGCAGTAAAGAACTGGTCCCATTCACTCCACCATAAGACCATTGGGCAACCCAGGGCATAGTATGGGAGGCCTCTAACTTGCTCctggttggggggtgggggattggtCCTGCTACAACCTAACCAGCATTGATTAGAGAAGCAAAAGGCCTAATCAGAAGAGTACCCAGTGGATGTGGTCTTCTGGCTGTCAGAACCACCTCCGTGCAGTCTCAGAGAGTAGGGCCCCACGAGAGAACATGTATGAATTAGCACGGGCCACGTTAAGGATGCACTGTGACAGCTGTGCTTACTTGGCAGCGGAATGGCTGTTTCTGGTTTCAGCCTAGACTGTGTGAGAGTTAACAGGCAGCAGGCCTCCCTCCCGGGCTCCTAAGATCCTCAGAAGCATACACTGAACTCCTGCCCCGGGTCTCTTTCCTAGTGATTGGGTGCTACGCCTCCACTTGCTCTTGACCAGGGATTTCAGATCAACCTTTTGGGACCGATGGGATGCAAAGACAGACATCGCTGGATGTTCACATCAGCAGTCAGCCCCTAAGTGCTTCTGGTAGCCACTCTAGCACCTGTAGGTGTTCAGCTTCTGCAGTTTAGCATCGATTCTGGTCAGGAATAAGGAAAGAGGGTCAGAGATAAGCTTGTGTACCTAGGACAGCAGGCATCTAGGAGTGCGGGGTTTACCTATTTGGAGCTCAGGGATGAAATGACAGGCAAATAAGGAGGTGTTCCTAACAGAGAAACCAACATCTGGAAGGAGAAACTGATATAACTATTCTACGGTGAAACTGGCAGAGTCCACAAGTCCAGGGATTGTTTTCAACCTCCAGATAAAATTACAGCAGGCAAGTCACTTAGAGCTGCAATCTGATGAGGTCATATTGTAGTTAGAGGGAAACCCCCGATTTCACTAGTGTGATTTCTGGGTTGGAGAAAGAAACTAGTCCTAACCTGAGGTGTTCAGAGAGGCCTGAGCCCATAGAAGGCGAAGTGGCTAGCATTCCTTAGGGGTGAGAAGACGCCAGAGTAGTTAAGTCCTAAGCCAGCGATAGGCCAAACCCAGTGAGCTTACCTTAGGAGAGCGCAGGGCCTCGTGTCCACCTTGAAGGCCTTTATCTAACCaacagataaaaaataataaagggatTCTCCTGGGGGCTCCACAGTTGAGAAACCTATCTACCCGCAGTGGAGCTTAGTCCTGGGGTGCAGACACCATCATGGCCACACGATGGCAGAAGAGAACCACTAATGGCCACTCCTACGGCCAAGTGGATTGGGCAAAGCCATCCAAATGTGTTGTCTACCCCCAGTGCCCAGAAATGTCTCACAAACTCTGGAGGAAAGACAACATTCACAAGAGCCCCTGTCTGGACGCTGTGTGGAGCGTATTTCAGTTTTCTCTGCATGACTATCTTTAGACATGTTGACTATGGAATGCTGGAAGGGTGCCATGGCTGGCTTTGGGTTATTTAGTTATTTCTGGGCTGGGCCGTCCTACCCTGGGGATGGAGGAAGAGCACAAACTGTATTGGGAGCATGCATTAAGCCCAAGCTCTTGGTGGCCCTTGAGATGCTTCTTCCGAAGCCTGGATATAAAAGGCTTTTTTTATACAATACAGAGAGGATTAGCATGGCCCTGTGCAAGGATGTCGCGCAGATCTGTGAAgtgttccatattttttttttgatggttttaaatgatgctttaagaaaaaaaagctgggaggctggagagagagctcagcggttaagagcactgactgctcttccagaggtcctgagttcaagtcccagcaaccacgtggtggttcacaaccatctgtaatgggatctgatgccctcttctggtgtgtctgagggtagtaacagtgtactgatatataataaataaatcttaaaaaaaaaaaaaaaaaaaaaagctggccacgatggtacacgcctttagtcctacttggaaggctgaagcaggtggatctctgagttcgaggccaatctggtctacaaagtgagctccaagacagccagggctgcacagagaaaccctgtctctaaataacaaaacaaaacaaacaaaaaatagtcaTCCTAGGATAATACCATCTCAGCTATGACAGGACGAAGGGGAGACGAGGCATTCACTAAGGCCATgttagaaaggggaaggaggcagTGAAGTTTGTcctgggtggggaggagaaaaggtAGAATTCCCCAGGCCAGACTGAGTCCTGTTaagctcctcctccctccccagctctcctGTCCTCTGCTACCGTgggactcacaactgcctatggcCACCCTGTGAAGAGTCCGCTAGAGCCCAGGTTCACTAACTAAGGAAGCTGCCTGGCTAAGaatacctcttcctcctcaggtATTAAGAAGGACCTCTTGCCACCAGACAGCGGCTGAGGCCCAGGTAAGGGAGACTCTCTCACTTACCCATCCTGGAAAGAGGGCTCTGAATTCCAACCGACTAGAACTACATCTCGTTTCAGAGACATCGTGCCCACAAAGCAGGGCTCGGAGCAGACCAGAGGTGCCCTGGAAATCATACCTCTCCCATATGGGGACACTGGAGGAGAGGCATTTACCACCGTCACCCTCCCCTCCTGTCTTATATACGATTTTCACATCCTGGGGCCACAGTGACAGGATCAGAGCCAGAGGGCTAGGTCTTCACAGAAGTTGCCTCTAACTATTATGCCCCCCCTCCCCGGGAAAGGGGGCGGGGTGTGTGTCAGACTCCATTAACCCTATGGCTCTTGGCAGACAGAACACAACATACCTTCCCCTGACACGTCTCAAAAATGGGCACATGGAAAGATGATTTCCTTTTTGGAGCCCCCCACATCACTCTGTCTTGTGTATTCCTGGTCTCCATTCCCCACATGATGGACTGGTGCCTGACGGTGTTCAAGGAGCCAGATTGTCCTGCAGCGTTCTAACCTCAACCAGGTGGATTATGGGGGAATAGGATGGTGTAGGAATACCCCTTCCCTAGTCACTACAACAGCCTTCTCACAGCTGGAAAGAGTCAGACGGAGCTGGAAAGAAAGCAGGGCCTCCAACAGGGCTCCGCCCGtagccccacccccaatcctgCCGCACCCACGGGGCCCACCTCCCTTCGACTTTGATCCAAGTAGCTGCGGCAGCGGCAGCTAGAAGCAGCCGCTGGGGCCCCAGGTGAGGTGATCGTGCCATTGTCGTGCCCGTGAGTCCACAGCCAGGTGCTCAGACCACAGGGCAGGGAGAAAAGTTGGGTTTGCCAGGGACCAGGGCAGTGGGTCAGCTGCCAAGGAGCTTTCAGTGCCGCTGCTTAACGCTGGTCTCAGCTCGGACCCAGAGTCTGGTTCAGTCAAGTCCTGGACCTTCTGGGATTCCCAAGAGGCCCCAGCTCAATGGGGCTGCTTCTGCCGCTGCTACAGGCCTCTCTACTGCTGATGCTTCTTTTGCGGTTGCCGGCGGCGTCTACCAATCTGGACTGGCAGTGCCCACGAATACCCTTCGCAGCCTCCCGAGACTTCAGTGTTAAGTACGTGGTCCCCAGTTTCTCCGCGGGAGGCCGGGTACAGGCCATGGCAGTCTACGAGGACAGTAAAAATAGTGCGGTGTTTGTGGCCATACGCAATCGCCTGCACGTGCTTGGGCCTGACCTGCAGTATATAGAGAGCCTGACCACTGGCCCTATTGGGGACCCTGGCTGCCAGACTTGTGCGAGCTGTGGTCCAGGCCCTCATGGACCACCAAACGACACAGACACATTGGTGCTAGTGATGGAGCCGGGTTTGCCAGCCTTGGTCAGCTGCGGCTCAACCCTACAGGGCCGCTGCTTCCTGCATGAGCTGGAGCCTCAGGGGGAAGCGGTGCACTTAGCAGCTCCAGCCTGCCTCTTCTCAGCAAGCAATAACAAGCCTGAGGCCTGCACTGACTGTGTGGCTAGCCCCCTGGGCACTCGTGTGACCGTGGTGGAGCAGGGCCATGCTTCCTACTTCTATGTGGCATCTTCACTAGACCCAGAGTTGGCCGCTAGCTTTAGCCCACGCTCAGTGTCTATCCGTCGTTTAAAGTCTGATTCGTCTGGATTCCAACCAGGTTTTCCGTCGCTGTCTGTGCTGCCCAAATATTTGGCCTCCTACCTCATCAAATACGTTCATAGCTTCCACTCAGGAGACTTTGTCTACTTTCTGACTGTACAACCCATGGATGTCAGAAGCCCTCCCAGTGCCTTGCAAACGCGTCTGGTCCGGCTCAATGCTATAGAGCCAGAGATTGGTGACTACCGGGAGCTGGTCTTGGACTGTCACTTTGCACCTAAACGCCGCCGACGCAGTGGAGCCCCAGAGAGTCTACAGGCCTACCCAGTGCTTCAGGCAGCCCACTCCGCTCCAGTGGACGCCAAACTGGCTTTGGACCTGAGCATTTCAGAGGGCCAGGAAGtgctttttggggtttttgtggcTGTCAAGGACAGTAGCTCTGGCCCCAACTCTGTTGTGTGTGCCTTCCCCATTAACCATCTGGACAACCTGATTGAAAAGGGGGTAGAACATTGCTGTCACACTTCTAATTCTTCTCTCTTGCTGAGGAGGAGAGGCCTTGACTTCTTCCAGACGCCTAGTTTTTGTCCTAATCCGGTGAGCAGAAAGAGCGGGCCCCTGACCTGTGAGTACCCTGTGGGGCTGAATACAGGTCAtttccttgctgtctctgaaagggCCTGGGTGGGAGAAGGCAGTGGGGTAAGGCCCATGAATTAACAGCCATCCCGGAAGCTCACCCAGTGCAGGAGGCTGATCCCTATTGCTTCAGTTTGCTGTCACCCTTCCTGCCACCTGACTCTTTAAGGTGGTTTCCGTGGTTGTGTGAGGAGGAGCTTACATCAGTTACCTCTGCCAGCACAATTTCCAAATCCCAGGTTAAAGCGTAGGCATCCCCTCCAACCTGTCCACCTCCCAGACCCTCAGGGACgcagagaaaaatatatacaaaggcaAAAACACATTGGCAGAGTCTCAGGAACACAACTGTTCACAGCTGCTTGACAACACAGTTTCACTTTCCTGGGAAGGTACTGTTTTGCTCTGCTTTGCAGAGAGGGCTTAGCAGGGTTGCCAGAGAACTCCTCCATGCACACATACCCCCATAGGATTCCAGGGAGCCCTGGAAGTCTGAGGGCTTGTTAGGGAGCCAGTATGATCTGTGGTTCATTAACCCATTCTCCACACAGTCATTACAGGAAAAGTCTGGGACATAGTGGAAAGACCATTTTAGCTTGGCACTAGAAAGTTCTGGGAAGCCTCACCCCAGTCTTATGCAAGCAACGATAAGTAATTGAGGATGAATAAAGGCGTGGGAGGAGACAGTTGGAGTCAGTCCACCCCAGACTTTTGTCACTGTAGCCAAGTCCCTGCCCCAGGTAGGAGGTCTCTTGGCTGGTAGTGTAGCAAGTCAGgaaagaagaacagaagaaacaaacaggaaacagagtgtCTTTAAAATGCTACTTTGAGGGGCTAAGGGCTTAATGAAAACTACCTCCTTGAAGCCATTCAGATAAGACTATTGAGAGGTTAATGGAAGAAGTTGAATGGAGCATTGGATGAGCGGGACCTTCTGTTGATCTAGCTCACAGTCACATTCTTGGAGTCTCTGGCCACCCTTGGTTCTGCTGTGACAAGTTTTtgtttcaccaccaccaccaccacacacacacacacacacacacacacacacacacacacacaccacgtctGCCCCCAACACCCCTATTGGCCATACTAGGAACTGGGGGGCCTCACACCTGCTGGtcaaatgctctcccactgagctacatctccacccccctctcctctctgcctttataattttaattttgaaacagtctcactgaagccgcccaggctggccttgaactcattctctAAGCCCAATCCATtctcaaacttgtaatcctcctgcttcagcctctggagGAGTGAGGTTCTTGGGCCTGTGCCACAGCCTGGCCATGGCTGTGATACCCTTGACTCATTCGTTTCCAGCTTCCGTTAGTGGGGCTGTGAAATTTACGGCCAGTGTTGCAGtgaaaagtcatttttctttagaacttgaaggaccaaatccagggcctcacacacgCTAAGCCTCTACCACAGGGTATTATCttcagcttttgttgttgttgttgtagtatgtttttgttttttgagacaggatttgctATATAGCTAAAGCTAGCCTTgaggttgcccttgaactcaagatTTTCCTGCTTCCATCCCTCgaatgctggtattacaggcaacACCAGGCCTGGTGTAAAtcagtctctctttttttattactaaATATTAAACCCATGGCCTTGAATATAGAAGTGTTCAACCGCTGAGCAACATCCCAGCCTTGAGGTGGGGCATCCTTAGCCCCTTACCCTCAGCAGAGTATATTTAGATTGAGAAGTCCTATGAGTAAGAACGTTTGGACTGAACCTAGACAGGAAATTGGAACCTCTCCCAACTTAACTAGTGGCGAGTGGATCACGACTGCATAGTGCCAGGCACCAGGAGGACTAATCTTAGGCCCTGCCTATGGGCCCTAGTTGTGGAGGTATGCCAAGTTTCCAGAGATATGTAAATCAGCGTTTGTCCAGTGAGTAACAAACCACGGTTGTACCAGCCTCTGTGTGTACGCAGAATGGTTGATCTAAAGACTAGTATCTGGCTGCATGGACTCAGATTAAGTGTGGAGCAACTCTGAGGAGCGGGACACTTAAGGCAACTGTTTTCAGGGATAAGGACCTTAATCAATCTTAGGACCCAAATTGAAGACCCCAGGGTATAGAGGCAAGCAAGCAGGAGCATGTGCTTACCTGAGCTACTGCCTCCTTAACACCAGAGCCCCACCTGTGCCTGAGTCACGGTGAAAACAGTTGGCAAGTTTCCGGTGGCTGGGGCCAggcccctttccttctcaagttatGACAAGGTTCCAGTCCCCACCCAAGCAGGATATAGACCCAGATCAGGTCGGGCGTCTAGACTCGATATTACTTCCtcttgcccctccctctcccaggtcCTGCTTATTACTGAGGTCCAGGAATGGGTTAAATCTGTGTGACCTGAAGGAGGTTCTTAACACCGAGGGCTCTCCTGGCCCTTCTTGTTTGTCTAACCCAGCCCCAGCATCTTCAATACATAACACTGGCTTCCTACTTGCCCAGGACTATTCACAATTCTGTCCTAAGAATTTACAGCCCCTCTCCCAACACTCCTGGCTAAAAGCCAGGGAGAGATTTGTGTTTTCCAAACTTCTGGGGCTTAACTTGCCATCCAGGTCACAGGGCCtggtatgttgttgttgttgttgttgttgttgttgttgttgttctcatgggcAGTGGAGGTAACTGTAGCACTTACGGAGTCCCAGGGAAAGGAGCCAACCTTGGGAAGCCACTTAACCTCAGAATTCAGACCCCTACATAAGTAGGGGAACTGAAGCCCGGGAGGGACATTTGCTAAGATTCACGCAGAGAAGCAGAGTGGAGCCAGCAGGGGGTGACAGAGTTCCCTAGGTCTTGAAGGGTCTGTGAGGCCTTGGATAAATGAATGGGTGTGTGAATGGGTTGAGTCTATAATGGGTCACCAGAATGGACACAGCAAGGTAAGGCATGAAGTAGGGGATGATCTGGCTTTCTAGACTGGgcctcctttctcccctacccTTGCTATCTCCAGGAGCCTACAGGCATGGTAGTAATGGACAAGGGGCAGGCTCTGGGCCTCCTCTAGTCCAGCAAGGTGAGGGTTGCAGTTTGGGATAGCTGATATTCTGACAAAAGCCCCCAAGAGTCAGTGAC
Protein-coding sequences here:
- the Mon1a gene encoding vacuolar fusion protein MON1 homolog A, which produces MAADMQRKRSGECPEGTLAPSNGQSVERAESPTPGLTQGMEPGAGQEGAMFVHTRSYEDLTELEDREASGESPKEYVGSPPPLPTDMRQISQDFSELSTQLTGVARDLQEEMLPGSSEDWLEPQGAAGRPATEPSQESSTEGEEEDATEAWRLHQKHVFVLSEAGKPVYSRYGSEEALSSTMGVMVALVSFLEADKNAIRSIHADGYKVVFVRRSPLVLVAVARTRQSAQELAQELLYIYYQILSLLTGAQLSHIFQQKQNYDLRRLLSGSERITDNLLQLMARDPSFLMGAARCLPLAAAVRDTVSASLQQARVRSLVFSILLARNQLVALVRRKDQFLHPIDLHLLFNLISSSSSFREGEAWTPVCLPKFNAAGFFHAHISYLEPDTDLCLLLVSTDREDFFAVSDCRRRFLERLRKRGAHLALREALRTPYYSVAQVGIPDLRHFLYKSKSSGLFTSPEIEAPYTSEEEQERLLGLYQYLHSRAHNASRPLKTIYYTGPNENLLAWVTGAFELYLCYSPLGTKASAVSAIHKLMRWIRKEEDRLFILTPLTY